A DNA window from Mobula hypostoma chromosome 3, sMobHyp1.1, whole genome shotgun sequence contains the following coding sequences:
- the cfap299 gene encoding cilia- and flagella-associated protein 299 isoform X2 has product MLFIDFSSAFNTIIPQKLIGKLSLLGLNTSLCNWILDFLTGRPQSVRIGSSISNTITLSTGAPQGCVLSPLLFTLLTHDCAATHSSNHIIKFADDTTVVGLISKNNESAYREEVQRLTDWCRANNLSLKVNKTKEMVVDFRRMRNDHSPLNIEDPSVEIVKSIKFLGVHLAENLTWSLNTSSIAKKAQ; this is encoded by the coding sequence atgctgttcatagacttcagttcagcattcaacacaatcattcctcagaaactgattggaaagctgagcctactgggcctgaacacctccctctgcaactggatcctagacttcctgactgggagacctcagtcagtccggattggaagcagcatctccaacaccatcacactgagcacgggggccccccagggctgtgtactcagtccactgctgttcactctgctgacccacgactgtgctgcaacacacagctcgaaccacatcatcaagttcgccgatgacacgactgtggtgggtctcatcagcaagaataatgagtcagcatacagagaggaggtgcagcggctaacggattggtgcagagccaacaacctgtctctgaaggtgaacaaaacaaaagagatggttgttgacttcaggaggatgcGGAACGACcattctccactgaacatcgaggACCCCTCCGTAGAAATCGTTAAGAgcatcaaatttcttggtgttcacctggcggagaatctcacctggtctctcaacaccagctccatagcaaagaaagcccagtag